In Mytilus edulis chromosome 3, xbMytEdul2.2, whole genome shotgun sequence, the genomic window TTGACTGACAGTCAATATTCAGTATAAACAATTTGTCAACTAAAAAAGTAAGACtgactttattttaaaaatgtgtttttctaaCAACTTCAACAGTACCATTCAAAGAAACATTACATTTCTTCAGTTTTAGTAAAATTGTAAACTACCGTATTTAGATGCTGGTTTATGCTTTCATATACACACACTTCAGAAACATAAAATTTCCAATTGatgtaaaattaatcatgtttTTACATCTACAGTTGGTATAAAATGTTATtatttcatctttaaaatatgtatcatgttttcacataaataaaatgaatattcaagtTTTCCACTAAAAAATTaagatgattttattattgcTGTACATTTATCCTTTTTTAGCACTTCATAAGTTCATTTAACATTCAATAAACTGTTTTGATTTCATTACATGAAATATCGTCACATTTAACTTTCCACCATTTAAAGAAGTGTTAAGTTTCTTCCATTCTTTTTTGAGTGCTTGATTTAATTATGtcactttatatcaaatgaatttaTCTGTTCATCTGCCCGTAATTCGTACCATTGCTAAATTCTGATTTTGACCTTGCTGTGATGATTGGGTCTGTGACTTTGATGAGCGTGGTGTACTTGTGCCACGAGGTACATTTGATGTGGCACCACGTTGTTGGTTTATCATTTGCTGCTGTTGTTGATAACCCTGTTGACCTCCTGCAGTGTTGTAAGGACTTGGAACTGATGATGTGGGAGGATATTGACCTGGGAACTGTTGTTGTCCCTGCTGGTACTGCTGATAATTAGCACCTTGAGGATAAACTTGCTGTTGACCAGGAACCTGTTGTGATGTAGGATAAGCTTGTTGTGGATATCCAGGATATTGGCCCTGGGCAGAATACTGTTGTTGAGCTGCCTGTGCATAATTTGCCTGTTGGTAGCCAGGAGGATATTGAGAGTAGTGGGCCATGCCCTGAGGTGTTTGTTGGCCTGGTGGATAATTCTCAGCAGAGTTTCCACCACCTCCACCACCCCCACTCATTAAATTCTGTATAGATTTACTACCCTCTCCTGACAAGAATGATGAACTGTACATGCTACGTGACATATAAGGATTATAGGATGAGAATTCTGTTGTTGGTGCAGCACCTACTGTCTGTATAGTTTGTATACTTGATTCATCTGAGGAATGTGATTTAGATGCAGCGTTTACCATGGCAGTTTGTCTGAGATCAGAACTAGAATTAGATTCTTTGACTTTTGGTGTTGTTCGACTATCTACTCTCGCTAATTTACTATCTGGTGCACCATCTGCTGGAGTGGTCtgtaattataacattaaaactacattaattttcttttataacTGGTAGAGAAAGAAACGGGTAAACATTTTCATTATCCCAGATCCTCATCTTAAGTATCAGTTTATCAGTAGAAGTCAGTTTAACACATACTATGCAATATTATAACTCAgtaaagtacttttttttttgtttcttaaaaATATCAACTCCTTTTAATACTTTACTTCCACTTAAAAAGCATGTTACCTAACTATGAATAAAAGGAAATGAAAGGTACATGTTTATGTAAATGAGACAATAACACAACCCCAAACAAAGAACATCTAGACTTTAACACCGTCATATACTGAATGTTCCAAAGTAGAAAGcttgcaattcagtggttgtcatttgttgctgtatatcatattcgtttttcgttcattgtttgtacataaaaaatgcagttagttttcttgtttgaattattttacaattgtcatttcggggccttttatagctgactatgctttATCTCATTTTGAATGCTGTACAGTGACGGTGAGTGACCTATAGTAGTAAACTTCTATGAGAATTTGGTGTTGGTGGGGAGTTGTCTCGATTGGTaatatcattggcaatcataccacatcttcttaatttttacGGTTAACCAGAGACAGGTGCATATACAATATGTCTTTCAGTTTCAGtttctataataattttttttaaatgtatagttTTTGTAAGcatagttataaataacattagCCTCATTAAAATATTGCTATGAATTTTGTTGTTGCCGAAAATATAACTAGATGTGATTGTCTGGAACTCACATTTTTATTTCACTTAGTTCATTTCCTTTTATGTATTTCTGCAATTACGAGGTACTAacaattaaattatttcaatatatatttaataaaagtttaaatgtaGGTATAATTCagcatttcagaaaaaaaaaattaacgtccATATCAGGTTGGGTATGTATAATTTTCCATATAGTCTGTAAATCATACTTACACTACGTTTCTGTGGAGGTGGTGGTGGGGGTGTTTGTCTGTGTGATTTACTAGGCGTGACTGGAGGAGAATCTTCATGTTGCTGGGGATTTTTACTGTACAGATCTAACACCTTATGACATATATCTGAAAACAAAAGGTTAATGTTAATAAACATATGTTTAGggaccagttgaaggacgcctccgtgtgcgggaatttctcgctacattgaagacctgttggtgaccttctgctgttgtttttttctatggtcgggttgttgtctctttggcacattccccatttccattctcaattttatggataaTAAATACATAATTCTAAATGTTATACATCTTTGAAATgcaattgatttttttacaaatcatCTAACCATAAATCCTGGTTATAATTCCATTCATATTTGAGCAGAGTAAtctattattcaatatttttctgtatatatttatacacattttagACACATTCTAAGAAACTAAAATCCAGTTTTGTATGGGAAGAGTTACATGAGAATAATTTTTTCTTAACATTTGTCTTGGTGCAAATGTCAtaagtactttaaaaaaaactattaagtaaagtaaagtaaaatattttaaattattgtctggttttttttagtttcaatattttttataaatttggttaGATTTGTTATGTAGCATTCCTAACAAcacatgacaaaattgaacctCTCTTTTTTCTTATGTCAAATGAATAGATTTATGATATTTCTGTTTAGTAACTACCAAACAAatttcatactgtaaattcagaaattattgtgtgcatttattattgcgatttttgtaaaattgacaaatatgCGAGATTAATTATTGCGATGACagaaaaatctgcatacagatatatgtatcGGATTATATAAGAATGTAGGTTCTTATTATTGCTATACTCACTCAGTCCCATTATTCccattaataaaaacctcgcaataatttctgaatttacagtagtaaaATGTTAAACGAGCTGACAACAgaaatatattcaatatatatgttGGCAAACAAACATGTCAGAATAAATGAAAATGTGGGGTATACCTAAATCTGATGACACAAGTATAAACCAGTCAGTGAGCCTCCCCcttgaaaatttctggatccacccaTATAATGCTTACTTCTTCAAAAAGATCACAAATATTTACTTAGTTGATTTTGGTACAGTGCAATTTCTAACTTTTATGAAACTCTTCTATAaagatttttatgcccccgcaACTGTAAGTTGGGGGGGTCATATTGTTTTACCCCTTTTTACCCATTATGGGTATATAGTTCTTCCGCataactcctcctacagtttaAACCCTAGGAAGTTTTCTCTTTGCtgtttgtttgtacatatattgatgGTTTGCATGTGGCAAgggttttaatttttatcaatatttgctcttttgggagaaaattcaactttgtcattttttggaGTATTTACTTGCATAAGAGGAGGGTTTCCAGATTactcctcctacagtttgaataataggaagttttcactttgctggctgtttttacatatattgaaggtgtgcatgtggtcagggttttgattaTTATTAGTATATGCTCTTTTGAGAGATAGCTGAACTTTGTAATTTTTAGGGTATAAATGGATAAATTTTATAGTCatgatacttattttaaaatacacTTTGCATCTGCGAGGGCATCAATTGTGTCTCAGACACAATAATATCTCAAAGAAATTTCTACATTGACTTTTTTATAATACAGTTTCTTCAGAGTGAAGGGTGGaggcatcactttgtctagttttctatattgtatatatagctcACTCTTACCCTCCATTAATTCCACTGTGATGTCTTCTACAATCCCTTCCCACCATTTTAATTTACTTCCCGGTGGCTTGCCTTGCCAGTCAGATATCTCAAACTTTGCCAGGCGTGTTGCCAGATACATCAGTGATATACCTATTACCTCTGGTTCCCATTGTAAACATAGAGTTGTGCATAAactgaaatatatattgaataatgtTGTTTGTTGTAAACACACAAGATGGAGGAGTTTAAAGGTCCATACTAGCCCAATATTGGGTACAAAATTTGAAGTAACCATACATGATATGATCATAATATAGCCTCGATTTAGCAACATCGTTTTCAGAAATTAAATAATATGATGGTGTACaatttgtaaatttaattatttgaacGTATTGTTCCCACTTTTGAATATATAGTTTTGATGAAAAATATCGTCATATGATACCCAGagaaaacaactttatatttggtgagatttaGTAAATATCTAAAAGAAATCTACTCTTAAATTATTGTGTTGTCTCttggtttttttaaaacaatgtttcAACAAGTTAATTTGGATCAAAATTGCATTAAATCAAAAAAAGTTCTAATGTTTGTTGTCAATTTGCAAAATATAATAATGTCATAACTTTGAAAATCTGGTCTTATTCATAactttttattaatttcctgcatttcaatatattttgtgCAAATATGAAGTAAATCTCTTTATTGACTGTAAATTCAAATAAAGGTGAAAACCCATATATTATGTGCATGTGATAATTTTAATCTACAGATATAAATCTAACATATCCTTTTTAACATCTTTCATTGTCCTTTagcaatatatattttgtaaactcCTAAACTCAACTAACCTGTCATTTATAAACGTCCAAGCCATCTGTACAAGTTTTTGTGATTTCTCCTTTTCAACtgtaaaataaagtattaatacaatacaaataaaaccaCTTGTACAAAGTattaatacaatacaaataaaaccaCTTGTACAAAGTattaatacaatacaaataaaaccaCTTGtacaaagtattaatattttttgcaAAAACCATTGAATTTAGGAAagatttatattcaaaataataaaaagatcaAATTGAAAAGAATTTTGAGCAAATTGATAAACTGTGTTATTTACAAATACAAGTGTGAAACTTAATTATAttcaaaatcttttgaaaatataaaaaattcatttGCACCATTTATCTTATATACATGTTAAATATTTGCTTAATAAAACTACTCAATCTCAATGTTCTTAGAAAAGAGAACACATGTGTTTCCTATTCTGTCTCTGTTCTGAACTTTATTGCCTTCAAGTCATCATATGGTATTCCTAGTATTAGAAAACAAGTATATTTTAAAGATGAAAGAAGAGTTTCTTATCAGTGTGTTATTGCattaataacaagaatgtgtccatagtacaaggatgccccactcgcactataattttccatgttcagtggaccgtgaaattggggtcaaaactttaatgtaaaattaaaattagaaagatcatatcatagggaacatgtgtactaagtttcaagttgatgtgactttaacttcatcaaaaactaccttgaccaaaaacttgaacctgaagcgggacaaacgaaggacgaacagaggcacagaccagaaaacataatgcccctctactatcataggtggggcataaaaagcatAGTGTGAAAGTCAGATTGTTGGTGTTGCACCCTTCAAGTTAAATGTACCTGTTTTCATATCAGCCTTTGCACTTTTATTACCCTTTGtttcaaatgaaaaaagaatataaGCAATTTGTTGGAAGCAATGTGTAGAACAACTTACTTTTAACTTGTTTGGCAAATTTTAACAAGCAAGCATAAGGATGGTCCACTTGTAAATCAAATTTGATTGTCTGTAGAAGTATTCTTTCTAATGTCATTATTTCTTCCTGAAATATAAAATACCAGTTTTTATAAGAAATGGCATACAGCAATATATTCTGTTATGTATATAAAATTCATCTTTGTATCTGGTTTAAAGGCAAAATTAACAATGACACTTAGATCATAATTTAAACTAGAAACTGTCCAAAAGCTTCTTTACTTTTGTGCTACCATCAACtggatttgtttaaattttaattcatacaCTCGAATTAACTGTATAATTATTTTGTCTATTCAGAAATTTTATCATTATACCGGTAGGTTTTACTAAAAAATTAgtattgtaattattataattGGAAGATcctttcattaaattttgaacatgctaaaaataaaaagactgtTTTTATCCTTAATAATTATCATGTCAGAACAtcctttcttttcttttgattaaGCTTATTTcccaacaatatttaaaaaaaaaatacaagatgcTCATTCCATTCcagtcaacaacaaaaacattttacaaGTTTACACagaaaacatttaacattttttattaaatcaacCACTCCATTCTCCATCACAAATTGTTAGAAAGGGTATATGTAAGAGaagaatttacaaattttaataaagttgagaatggaattggggaatgtgtcaaagagccaacaacccaaccaaagagcagaaaacagcccaaggccaccaatgagtctttaTTACAAAGAGAAAATGTCttcataaaatttaataaaatgcaaattatataatCATTATTTAAGCAGCTAAATTAGTGTATATGTTTCAAATCTAAGTAATTTACAATCTTACCTTAGGGTCTTCAGAAAACACAGAAAATAATTGTGGAGACAGTATACTCTGTGTTATCTTTACAATGTCTTTACATTTCTTTGGTGTTTCTTCTACTTTACCAGCCAGAAATAAACAACCAGCAGCTGTAATctgtaacaaaaataaacaagtttaAGTCATTATATTTTTCAGGTGGTTGTAACTAGTAACAATAAAGAGAAGGATATCATTGCTTAAACTAATGAAGAAATGGTTGTATTTTGAAATTCACCAATAACTGCTAAGTAGTCTGACAATATTAAattcaattttgataatttattacgACAAAAGCACAGTCTGCACTGTTAGCCACAAGTCTGATGGCCCAGACTAGTAAATATAGATTTGGACTagtaaaacttttcaaaattaaatataggCATATAGGGAACAAtctgaatattttgttttcgGATTAGTAGATGAAAAAGATTTTAGCATAGACTGAAAGCAAAGAAGGTGtccaaaaaagaagaaaaacaaatacttaCATATCTGTGGAAATCTTTGAAAGAATGGAAAAGATAAAATCTGTGAAAATATACTACACCAGTTGCACATGTATCATATCTCCTAAGGCTCTGTTAAGGAAAATAAGGATTTTTGtctctgatttatatattttgttgtccTGTAAAATTGTGTTGCTAAATCTGAAAGGCTTACTGAAGTTTTGTCAAACATTACAAGGCAAGCAGATTAATTTTTCATCTGGTTCATGTGGTTACGTTTTTTTGaatatgaacatagtaaaatgcTTTCTAAATtctacatgtttatatatatatatatatatccaccaCATTAACCTAGCAAAATGCTGTGTTTTGATTCTTTGAttttttggttttcaatgctcttcaactttatttggcctttttaacttttttggatttgagcgtcactgatgagtcttttgtagacgaaacccgcttctggcgtatatacaaaatttagtcctgatatctatgatgagtttatttaaagttatAGTCTGCAGAAAATCTTACACTTATTATTTGCAAGATTCACTAGAACTACCAGTATGTTATAAAAACGTAAAGTTTGTGGTCCTCTTCAcaaagaaaacagacaaacataAAATTGTATGacttaattaaaatattaatatttttatacaagGATACAGTCCCATCTTTGTTCCTGCATCAATGATAAATCTTGCCCCTTCTCTTCTGTACCTAGCTTCTGTTGTTGGATCAATTCCATCTCTGTGTGTTGGTGTGTTTCTTATCTCTTTCTTATCAAAATACCAGCAAGGCATatctataattataataataataataataataataataataataataataataataatacaagttATGCTGAAATCAACATAATAATATTGTAATTTACATATAACTGCAACTTAATttagaaccaggtgctccgcagggcgcagctttggtatctttcgtccctcttttatacgaccgcagaggtcgatccctcaacagttggggcaggtatggacaaaacatttaagcgtgatacagctctgaatttggattgtgatcaaatttttgacattatatgggttttttacacaacataaatgtcaagattttacaaatcaattaaagatttcttcttcaaacttatttaaatctaaaactaaatagttgacacagcataggtttctgacacagaatgaatgtggtctaatgaacttaaaattttttttgcctttgagcaattcagtatgctgttgaatattaatcctgtcaaaaaaatgtttgaagaaattttctttttatttatgaaatctgaaatttatgaggacaagtatggacacaacttttaagctaaaaatattttagataagataaggaaaaaaaaacttcatcagcaacattttatattggcaaatttccaatgaaattatttacataaagttattggcaaataaaaatagaaaatgacatcatagtcatgtctggcaaatgtccaacatacgttatctaaaaacattttagataagataaggaaaaaaagcttcatcagcaacattttatattggcaaatttccaatgaagttatttacataaagttattggcaaataaaaatagaaaatgacatcatagtcatgtctggcaaatttccaacatatattatcaactactattctatacaaagaaagataactccaattgaaaatttcttgctattgcacaatattgtgcaattagatatttcttgctattgtgcaatactgtgcaattgaaaatttcttgctattgcacaatacttgatatggaatcctgatttggtcaaattggtctacattaaggtccaaagggtccaaaattaaacttagtttgattttgacaaaaattgaatcctaggggttctttgatatgctgaatttaaaaatgtacttagatttttaataattggcctagttttcaagttggtccaaatgggggtccaaaattaaactttgtttgatttcatcaaaaattgggactcatagttttccatttttttttttaataattgtctaattgttaaaacaacagcttgggtaagggcttcgttgtttacctttatacacaacaacataatttcactttggtttcgttgtttacctaaatacacaacaacatattcactatgtacttggtaacagttattaattaattgaatagaaaatattataacaaatattattggatgccgaattgacgtcaaataggtgccgatttgactagatgccaatttaaccaggtgccgacttgacttgtacgtttcaatttctctgcgatcgtttgcggtattttcttgagaaaaacctattttccatcatcaaagagaagaagaaactgcttgaaaatgattctggaacgcttcatgattgttaaaataagttaaattcactcaaaaaacaattttaaaacttgcgatgtttaaacaggaagtttcaaaagcacgtgtaaaaaaagaaattaaccggtgagagtggaaatccgtacataacagatatcactatagtacgactttgaaagcaaaacagttccatccttttgtaaaatagtctttaatatacctatcacattaatgtttgaagggtcttaagcttattcaaaccataaaagtcggtatgaaacaccaaaacggaatgaacaataaccgattacgttttgtagtttacaaattctaaactggttcccgtcaaactacaacactttgtacGAGTGaagtggaatacaagcagaaaccagttagtttgtaaactggttcctggctgattactacacaatgacctctcatgcataattaatgataacacaagcagattccagtttgtatagaaaatagtaaatacgaaaccaagcgcggtaggcagagaaatgtaatgaagttcaggtcgccagtaatagaacaatgactgcgtcattttccaaaaatcaaagtacatgtttagataaagcatatcaaataagcccaataatttaatttttgttaaaatcaaacttagtttaattttggaccctttggaccttaatgtagaccaatttgaaaactggaccaaaaattaagaatctacatacacagttagatttggcatatcaaagaacccatttattcaatttttgatgaaatcaaacaaagtttaattttggacccccatttggaccaacttgaaaactaggccaataattaaaaatctaagtacatttttaaattcagcatatcaaagaaccccaaggattcaatttttgtcaaaatctaactaagtttaattttggaccctttggatcttaatgtagaccaatttgaaaacgggactaaaaattaagaatctacatacatagttagattcggcatatcaaagaaccccaattattcaatttttgatgaaatcacacaaagttcaattttggaccctttgggccccttattcctaaactgttgagaccaaaactcccaaaattaaacccaaccttccttttatagtcataaatcttgtgtttaaatttcatagatttctatttacttagactaaagttatggtgcaaaaaccaaaaataatgcttatttgggcccctttttggcccctaattcataaactgttgtgacctcaactccaaaaatcaatcccaaccttccttttgtggtcataaaccttgtgtttaaatttcattgatttctatttacttatactaaagttattgtgcgaaaaccaagaataatgcttatttgggcccttttttggcccttaattcctaaactgttggaaccaaaactcccaaaatcaatcccaaccgccctttagtggtcataaaccttgtgtcaaaatttcatagatttctattcacttaaactaaagttatagtgcgaaaaccaagaaaatgcttatttgggccctttttggcccttaattcctaaaatgttgggaccaaaactcccaaaatcaatcccaaccttccttttgtggtcataaaccttgtgttaaaatttcattgatttctattctcTTTTACTTAAgttaagagtgcgaaaactaaaagtattcggacgacgacgacgccaacgtgatagcaataaaatttttgcggtcgtataaaaaaagaCATGAATGAATTGCTATTTTTTAGTTAAATGTTTCTTCTGATTTTGTCATATCAgcaatgtacattgtacatatgtATCATAAAGaaggggtctcactaattagcgacaagaatcGACaagaagaattattttagcgacaagaaaacattttttttattaacaattaaatatacagaaataaattgataattttttttattatattgatagATGAAGAAATATAGTAAACATTTGAGAGGAAGAAAGGTattgtatagttttttttatttattaaatgtaaagAATATGTTTAAGataatgtatgtatctgtttttAGCAAAGTCAGAGTATGAATAAACGAATGGAAATAAAAATGGAGTGGGATAATCTCTTTATTCATTTGCTTAATGCTGTGCTCTAACTGTACTCTTGTTATTTCAGTGCGATGCAGCTTTATTTGTAGAACTCTCAGCCACCCTAAATGCCATCTTTactataacaagagtgcacacgctgaaatgtcttgccttctttaataatcattgatattatgttgatagttcttAATATAAAGctatattacaactgtcacatagaccaaacattaaccaagaaaactatacattgaccaatgaaccattgaaaatgaggtcaaggtcagatgaaccaagcCAGGCATTCTTCCTgagttccatacaacaaatatagttgacctacaaTGTATTGCTTAtggtttaagaaaaacagaccaaaacacaaaaatttaacactgagcaatgaaccttgaaaatgaggtcaaggtcaaataaaacctgtgcgactgacatatgatcacatatacatgtagatcataaaatatttcaatacaccaaatagagttgacctattgcatatagtattagaaaaaaagaccaaaactcaaaaacttaactttgaccactgaaccatgaaaatgaggtcaaggtcagatgacatctgccagcccgacatgtacaccttacaatcattccatgcaccaaatatagtagacctattgcatacagtagaagaaaaatagaccaaaacacaaaaacttaactataatcactgaaccatgaaaatgaggtcaaggtcagatgacacctgccagttggacatgtacaccttacaatcgttccatacaccaaatatactagacctattgcttatagtatctgagatatggacttgaccaccaaaacttaaccttgttcactgatccatgaaatgaggtcgaggtcaagtgaaaactgtcggacaggcatgaggaccttgcaaggtacgcacataccaaatttagttatcctattacttataataagagagaacttaacattacaaaaaatcttaacttatttttcaagtagtcactgaaccattaaaatgaggtcaaggacattggacatgtgactgacggaaacttcgtaacatgaggcatccatatataaagtatgaagcatccaggtcttctactttctaaaatatacagcttttaagaagttagctaacgctgccgccagatcactatccctatgtccagctttctgcaactaaagtcgcaggctcgacaaaaatttcctgttttattaaatcaaaggTTAACCTAGCAAT contains:
- the LOC139515707 gene encoding cyclin-K-like codes for the protein MPCWYFDKKEIRNTPTHRDGIDPTTEARYRREGARFIIDAGTKMGLRYDTCATGVVYFHRFYLFHSFKDFHRYITAAGCLFLAGKVEETPKKCKDIVKITQSILSPQLFSVFSEDPKEEIMTLERILLQTIKFDLQVDHPYACLLKFAKQVKIEKEKSQKLVQMAWTFINDSLCTTLCLQWEPEVIGISLMYLATRLAKFEISDWQGKPPGSKLKWWEGIVEDITVELMEDICHKVLDLYSKNPQQHEDSPPVTPSKSHRQTPPPPPPQKRSTTPADGAPDSKLARVDSRTTPKVKESNSSSDLRQTAMVNAASKSHSSDESSIQTIQTVGAAPTTEFSSYNPYMSRSMYSSSFLSGEGSKSIQNLMSGGGGGGGNSAENYPPGQQTPQGMAHYSQYPPGYQQANYAQAAQQQYSAQGQYPGYPQQAYPTSQQVPGQQQVYPQGANYQQYQQGQQQFPGQYPPTSSVPSPYNTAGGQQGYQQQQQMINQQRGATSNVPRGTSTPRSSKSQTQSSQQGQNQNLAMVRITGR